Proteins encoded together in one Phyllostomus discolor isolate MPI-MPIP mPhyDis1 chromosome 6, mPhyDis1.pri.v3, whole genome shotgun sequence window:
- the LAMTOR1 gene encoding ragulator complex protein LAMTOR1: MGCCYSSENEDSDQDREERKLLLDPSSPPTKVVNGAESNNYSLPSARTDEQALLSSILAKTASNIIDVSAADSQGMEQHEYMDRARQYSNRLAVLSSSLTHWKKLPPLPSLTSQPHQVLASEPIPFSDLQQVSRIAAYAYSALSQIRVDAREELVVQFGIP; encoded by the exons ATGGGGTGCTGCTATAGCAGCGAGAACGAGGACTCGGACCAG GACCGAGAGGAGCGGAAGCTGCTGCTGGACCCTAGCAGTCCCCCCACCAAAGTTGTCAATGGAGCCGAGTCCAACAACTACAGCCTGCCTTCTGCTCGCACAGATGAGCAGGCCCTGCTCTCCTCCATTCTTGCCAAGACAGCCAG CAACATCATCGACGTGTCTGCTGCAGACTCCCAGGGCATGGAGCAGCATGAGTACATGGACCGGGCAAGGCAGTATAG CAACCGCTTGGCTGTGCTGAGCAGCAGCCTGACCCATTGGAAGAAGCTGCCGCCACTGCCATCTCTCACCAGCCAGCCCCACCAAGTTCTGGCCAGCGAGCCCATCCCCTTCTCCGACTTGCAGCAG GTCTCCAGGATAGCTGCTTATGCCTACAGTGCACTTTCTCAGATCCGTGTGGATGCAAGAGAGGAGCTGGTTGTACAGTTTGGGATCCCGTGA